The DNA window TAGAGACCGGCATTTCCTTTCCAGCCATTTGGGAATGGTGCCTTTGGGAACCCATTTTTGGAGAAGAATTCACCTTCCTGAATCCATCATGTAACAAACCAAGATTAGTCCATTTGTCCAATAccaaataataatctaaaaaaaacacagcagaAGCTTCTGAAACAGTCTTCCTTCTTGTAAAGAGATAGGACAAAACACTTTGTCTGACAATTTTCTGATAGTGGATAAGAAGTTTTTTCAAAGGAAAGAAATTGACTTttcagaatattttttctaaaagaaagaTATATAAACAGAGGAATTGGAACATATTCTCACCTGAAGCCAATAGGGGACATTGCTGCGGTATCCAGTAGCCAAAATAACTGAGTCTATATCAAGAATTTCACCATTGACAAGCTCAACTTGACCACGTGAAAACCTCTTGATTCCAGGAACCACGTTAATGTCTCCAGATCTGATTTTCTCCAATGCACCAATGTCCAGTACAGGGGTCTTGCCCATGGTGTTCTTGAGTGTCAATGGACCCATAGATGGCCTCTTTAGACCATACTTGTCAGTGTTTCCTAGCACCAACCATGCCATAATCAGCATGAGCTTGTCAACTAGCCAAAGGGGTAGCCAACTCATCAACAAAACAGCCAATTCAAAGGTTGATTTGCCCATGATTTCTCTTGGCAAAACATGAACCTGTAGCAAaccaaaagaagaataaaaatccCATTAGGATCGACAGCTAAAAAGTCATCAGAATTTTGTTGAAACcaagtgcaatgtttgattgaAACTCACCGAGCTGCGAACCACCATTGATGGAGAAGCGTTGTAGTTGCAAAGATCGAGAGAAACTTCCATGCCAGAATTGCCACAGCCGACAACAAGTACGTTCTTCCCGCTGAATTTCTCGCCGGATTTATATTGGCAAGCATGCATAACCTCACCACCGAACTCAGCCAATCCTTCAATCTCAGGCATTACACACTCTGCATTCTCTCCGGTGGCCACAACAAGCCAGCGGCAAATGTACTCAACTTCAGTACGGTTTGAGCCGCTTGTGGAAACTGTCTTGACCCTCCACAAACCACTGGTCTCATCGTACCTTGCTGACTGAACATACTCATTGAATTTTGGGTTGATCTCAAAGTGCTTTGCGTATGATTCAAGGTACTCAACGAACTGTTTCTTTGTAGGGTACTCGGGGAAATCCTCGGGAAATGGGAGTTTAGGGAGCTGGCAGAATTGCTTAGGGAGGTGAAGTTTAAGCCTGTCGTAGGTGCGTTTTTGCCACAAAGATGCTATGCAGTCTTCTTTTTCAAGAACAGCGAAGGGCACGCCTTGATCTCTAAGGCAAGCAGCCGTGGCTAGCCCTGATGGTCCGGCACCAACTATGACCGGACCATTAACCCAAATGCATCTTCTAGAGAAGAAATCTTCATGATCAGCTAAGCGAAACATATTCTCCATGATGTAATAGTATatgtctctatatatatatatatatatataaagtttgagcGTTTGTGTGAGATTTGCTTTCAAGCTTATAGCTAGCTTAAGGTCTTAGTAGCCAAAGTAGATTTTGTAGGATCAAAGAGAGTTGAAGATAGAAGAGAGAGAGTTGTCTTTGTTGTTGGTTTGAAGTGAATTGTGTTTTGGTATGGAGGGAGAGAAGGGGTGGGGGTGCTTTAAATAGGGGAGCGAGCTAGCTTTGGAGGGGGTCATATGATCATGTGAGGAGTGGGAGAGTTATGCCTCTTGACGGTCATTCTCGAATCATAAGCCTAATGGCTGccttttcattaattattttattgatcttaaaacctaacataattatattattatgagAGGTCTATGTGTGTGTTatgtatataataatattttcttgctaAATTAATGTACAAGAAAtagaaatattttgatatgcCTCGGGGAAAGCTTTTTACAATCACAAGATGGGAAGGGTT is part of the Populus trichocarpa isolate Nisqually-1 chromosome 2, P.trichocarpa_v4.1, whole genome shotgun sequence genome and encodes:
- the LOC7461094 gene encoding probable indole-3-pyruvate monooxygenase YUCCA8, with amino-acid sequence MENMFRLADHEDFFSRRCIWVNGPVIVGAGPSGLATAACLRDQGVPFAVLEKEDCIASLWQKRTYDRLKLHLPKQFCQLPKLPFPEDFPEYPTKKQFVEYLESYAKHFEINPKFNEYVQSARYDETSGLWRVKTVSTSGSNRTEVEYICRWLVVATGENAECVMPEIEGLAEFGGEVMHACQYKSGEKFSGKNVLVVGCGNSGMEVSLDLCNYNASPSMVVRSSVHVLPREIMGKSTFELAVLLMSWLPLWLVDKLMLIMAWLVLGNTDKYGLKRPSMGPLTLKNTMGKTPVLDIGALEKIRSGDINVVPGIKRFSRGQVELVNGEILDIDSVILATGYRSNVPYWLQEGEFFSKNGFPKAPFPNGWKGNAGLYAVGFTRKGLSGASSDAIRIAQDIGKVWKEETKQTKRATACHRRCISQF